From Marmota flaviventris isolate mMarFla1 chromosome X, mMarFla1.hap1, whole genome shotgun sequence, the proteins below share one genomic window:
- the Atp2b3 gene encoding plasma membrane calcium-transporting ATPase 3 isoform X11 codes for MGDMANSSIEFHPKPQQQREAPHAGGFGCTLAELRTLMELRGAEALQKIQEAYGDVSGLCRRLKTSPTEGLADSTNDLEKRRQIYGQNFIPPKQPKTFLQLVWEALQDVTLIILEVAAIVSLGLSFYAPPGEESEACGNVSGGAEDEGEAEAGWIEGAAILLSVICVVLVTAFNDWSKEKQFRGLQSRIEQEQKFTVIRNGQLLQVPVAALVVGDIAQVKYGDLLPADGVLIQGNDLKIDESSLTGESDHVRKSADKDPMLLSGTHVMEGSGRMVVTAVGVNSQTGIIFTLLGAGGEEEEKKDKKAKKQDGAVAMEMQPLKSAEGGEMEEREKKKANVPKKEKSVLQGKLTKLAVQIGKAGLVMSAITVIILVLYFVIETFVVDGRVWLAECTPVYVQYFVKFFIIGVTVLVVAVPEGLPLAVTISLAYSVKKMMKDNNLVRHLDACETMGNATAICSDKTGTLTTNRMTVVQSYLGDTHYKEIPAPSALTPKILDLLVHAISINSAYTTKILPPEKEGALPRQVGNKTECALLGFVLDLKRDFQPVREQIPEDKLYKVYTFNSVRKSMSTVIRMPDGGFRLFSKGASEILLKKCTNILNSNGELRSFRPRDRDDMVKKIIEPMACDGLRTICIAYRDFSAGQEPDWDNENEVVGDLTCIAVVGIEDPVRPEVPEAIRKCQRAGITVRMVTGDNINTARAIAAKCGIIQPGEDFLCLEGKEFNRRIRNEKGEIEQERLDKVWPKLRVLARSSPTDKHTLVKGIIDSTTGEQRQVVAVTGDGTNDGPALKKADVGFAMGIAGTDVAKEASDIILTDDNFTSIVKAVMWGRNVYDSISKFLQFQLTVNVVAVIVAFTGACITQDSPLKAVQMLWVNLIMDTFASLALATEPPTESLLLRKPYGRDKPLISRTMMKNILGHAVYQLTIIFTLLFVGELFFDIDSGRNAPLHSPPSEHYTIIFNTFVMMQLFNEINARKIHGERNVFDGIFSNPIFCTIVLGTFGIQIVIVQFGGKPFSCSPLSTEQWLWCLFVGVGELVWGQVIATIPTSQLKCLKEAGHGPGKDEMTDEELAEGEEEIDHAERELRRGQILWFRGLNRIQTQMEVVSTFKRSGSFQGAVRRRSSVLSQLHDVTNLSTPTHVTLSAAKPTSAAGSES; via the exons ATGGGCGATATGGCCAACAGTTCCATCGAATTCCACCCCAAGCCCCAGCAGCAGCGGGAGGCCCCCCATGCAGGCGGCTTTGGGTGCACATTGGCTGAGCTGCGCACCCTCATGGAGCTCCGAGGGGCTGAGGCACTACAGAAGATCCAGGAAGCCTACGGGGATGTCAGTGGGCTTTGCAGGAGGCTGAAGACCTCACCCACAGAGG GACTGGCGGACAGCACCAACGACTTGGAGAAGCGCAGGCAGATCTATGGGCAGAACTTTATCCCTCCCAAGCAGCCCAAGACCTTCTTGCAGCTGGTGTGGGAGGCCCTGCAGGATGTGACCCTCATCATCCTGGAGGTGGCCGCCATCGTCTCCCTGGGCCTCTCCTTCTATGCACCTCCTGGAGAGGAGAGTGAAG CCTGCGGGAATGTATCAGGTGGGGCAGAAGAtgagggggaggctgaggctggctggatCGAAGGGGCCGCCATCCTGCTGTCTGTCATCTGTGTGGTGCTTGTCACGGCCTTTAATGACTGGAGCAAGGAGAAGCAGTTTCGAGGCCTGCAGAGCCGCATTGAGCAGGAGCAGAAGTTCACAGTCATCCGGAATGGGCAGCTCCTCCAGGTCCCTGTGGCTGCACTGGTGGTGGGGGACATCGCTCAGGTCAAGTATG GAGACCTGCTGCCTGCCGATGGCGTGCTCATCCAGGGAAACGACCTGAAGATCGATGAGAGCTCTCTGACAGGCGAGTCGGATCATGTGCGCAAGTCAGCTGACAAAGACCCTATGCTGCTTTCAG GTACTCATGTCATGGAAGGTTCTGGAAGAATGGTGGTAACGGCCGTTGGTGTAAACTCCCAGACAGGCATTATCTTTACCTTGCTTGGAGctggtggagaggaggaggagaaaaaagataagaaag CTAAAAAGCAGGATGGGGCAGTTGCCATGGAAATGCAGCCCCTGAAGAGCGCAGAGGGTGGGGAGATGGAGGAGCGAGAGAAGAAGAAAGCCAACGTGCCCAAGAAGGAGAAGTCAGTTCTACAGGGGAAGCTCACGAAACTGGCTGTGCAGATTGGAAAAGCAG GGCTGGTGATGTCTGCCATCACTGTCATCATCCTGGTCCTCTACTTTGTGATTGAGACCTTCGTTGTGGATGGCCGGGTGTGGCTGGCAGAGTGCACGCCCGTCTATGTGCAGTACTTCGTGAAGTTCTTCATCATCGGTGTCACTGTGTTGGTTGTGGCTGTCCCTGAGGGCCTGCCTCTTGCTGTCACCATCTCCTTGGCTTACTCTGTCAAG AAAATGATGAAGGACAACAACCTGGTACGCCACCTGGATGCCTGTGAGACCATGGGCAATGCCACTGCCATCTGTTCAGACAAGACGGGCACGCTCACCACCAACCGGATGACTGTGGTCCAGTCCTACCTAGGAGATACCCACTACAAAGAGATTCCAGCCCCCAGTGCCCTGACCCCCAAGATCCTTGACCTCCTGGTCCATGCCATCTCCATCAACAGTGCCTACACCACCAAAATACTA CCTCCAGAGAAGGAAGGCGCTCTCCCACGCCAAGTGGGCAATAAGACGGAGTGTGCTCTGCTGGGCTTTGTCCTGGACCTGAAGCGGGACTTCCAGCCTGTGCGGGAGCAGATTCCAGAAGATAAGCTTTACAAAGTGTACACCTTCAACTCAGTCCGCAAGTCCATGAGCACGGTCATCCGCATGCCTGACGGCGGCTTCCGCCTCTTCAGCAAGGGGGCCTCGGAAATCCTGCTCAAAAA GTGCACCAACATCTTAAACAGCAATGGTGAACTCCGAAGTTTTCGTCCTCGGGACCGGGATGACATGGTGAAGAAGATCATTGAGCCAATGGCTTGCGACGGCCTCCGTACCATCTGCATCGCCTACCGAGACTTCTCTGCAGGCCAGGAGCCCGACTGGGACAACGAGAATGAGGTGGTGGGTGACCTCACCTGCATAGCTGTCGTGGGCATTGAGGATCCCGTTCGGCCTGAG GTCCCTGAAGCTATCCGCAAATGCCAGCGTGCAGGCATCACAGTTCGCATGGTGACTGGAGACAACATCAATACGGCCCGGGCCATTGCAGCCAAGTGTGGCATCATCCAACCAGGAGAGGACTTCCTGTGCTTGGAAGGGAAGGAGTTCAACAGGAGGATCCGCAACGAGAAAGGCGAG ATAGAACAAGAGCGGCTGGACAAGGTGTGGCCCAAGCTGAGGGTGCTCGCCAGGTCGTCTCCCACCGACAAGCACACTCTAGTCAAAG GGATCATCGACAGCACTACTGGTGAGCAGCGGCAGGTGGTGGCAGTGACTGGAGATGGCACCAACGATGGGCCAGCCCTCAAGAAGGCAGATGTGGGCTTTGCCATG GGGATTGCAGGAACTGACGTGGCCAAGGAGGCCTCTGACATCATCCTGACCGATGACAACTTCACCAGCATTGTCAAGGCAGTCATGTGGGGCCGCAACGTCTATGACAGCATCTCCAAGTTTTTGCAGTTCCAGCTGACAGTCAACGTTGTGGCTGTGATTGTGGCCTTCACAGGCGCCTGCATCACTCAG GACTCTCCTCTCAAAGCTGTGCAGATGTTGTGGGTGAACTTGATCATGGACACGTTTGCTTCTCTGGCCCTGGCAACGGAGCCTCCCACAGAGTCACTGCTGCTGCGGAAGCCTTATGGTCGGGACAAGCCCCTCATCTCTCGCACCATGATGAAGAATATCCTAGGCCATGCGGTCTATCAGCTCACCATCATCTTCACCCTGCTCTTTGTCG gggAGCTCTTCTTTGACATCGACAGTGGGAGGAATGCACCTCTGCACTCCCCGCCCTCAGAGCACTACACCATTATCTTTAACACCTTCGTCATGATGCAGCTCTTCAATGAGATCAATGCCCGCAAGATCCACGGCGAAAGGAACGTCTTTGATGGCATCTTCAGCAACCCCATCTTCTGCACCATTGTCCTGGGTACCTTTGGAATTCAG ATTGTCATCGTCCAGTTTGGCGGGAAGCCCTTCAGCTGCTCCCCTCTGTCCACAGAGCAGTGGCTCTGGTGCCTGTTTGTTGGTGTTGGGGAGCTGGTCTGGGGACAG GTCATCGCCACCATCCCCACCAGCCAGCTCAAGTGCCTGAAGGAAGCTGGACATGGGCCTGGGAAAGATGAGATGACCGATGAGGAGCTGGCCGAGGGGGAAGAGGAGATAGACCATGCTGAGCGGGAACTGCGCAGGGGCCAGATCCTCTGGTTCCGGGGCCTCAACCGGATCCAGACGCAG ATGGAGGTAGTGAGTACCTTCAAGAGAAGCGGGTCATTTCAGGGTGCTGTGCGCCGGCGGTCTTCGGTCCTCAGCCAGCTCCATGACGTAACCAATCTTTCTACCCCTACTCACGTAACTCTCTCTGCCGCCAAGCCCACCAGCGCTGCTGGCAGTGAGTCTTGA
- the Atp2b3 gene encoding plasma membrane calcium-transporting ATPase 3 isoform X6 yields MGDMANSSIEFHPKPQQQREAPHAGGFGCTLAELRTLMELRGAEALQKIQEAYGDVSGLCRRLKTSPTEGLADSTNDLEKRRQIYGQNFIPPKQPKTFLQLVWEALQDVTLIILEVAAIVSLGLSFYAPPGEESEACGNVSGGAEDEGEAEAGWIEGAAILLSVICVVLVTAFNDWSKEKQFRGLQSRIEQEQKFTVIRNGQLLQVPVAALVVGDIAQVKYGDLLPADGVLIQGNDLKIDESSLTGESDHVRKSADKDPMLLSGTHVMEGSGRMVVTAVGVNSQTGIIFTLLGAGGEEEEKKDKKGKATLTSTKKQDGAVAMEMQPLKSAEGGEMEEREKKKANVPKKEKSVLQGKLTKLAVQIGKAGLVMSAITVIILVLYFVIETFVVDGRVWLAECTPVYVQYFVKFFIIGVTVLVVAVPEGLPLAVTISLAYSVKKMMKDNNLVRHLDACETMGNATAICSDKTGTLTTNRMTVVQSYLGDTHYKEIPAPSALTPKILDLLVHAISINSAYTTKILPPEKEGALPRQVGNKTECALLGFVLDLKRDFQPVREQIPEDKLYKVYTFNSVRKSMSTVIRMPDGGFRLFSKGASEILLKKCTNILNSNGELRSFRPRDRDDMVKKIIEPMACDGLRTICIAYRDFSAGQEPDWDNENEVVGDLTCIAVVGIEDPVRPEVPEAIRKCQRAGITVRMVTGDNINTARAIAAKCGIIQPGEDFLCLEGKEFNRRIRNEKGEIEQERLDKVWPKLRVLARSSPTDKHTLVKGIIDSTTGEQRQVVAVTGDGTNDGPALKKADVGFAMGIAGTDVAKEASDIILTDDNFTSIVKAVMWGRNVYDSISKFLQFQLTVNVVAVIVAFTGACITQDSPLKAVQMLWVNLIMDTFASLALATEPPTESLLLRKPYGRDKPLISRTMMKNILGHAVYQLTIIFTLLFVGELFFDIDSGRNAPLHSPPSEHYTIIFNTFVMMQLFNEINARKIHGERNVFDGIFSNPIFCTIVLGTFGIQIVIVQFGGKPFSCSPLSTEQWLWCLFVGVGELVWGQVIATIPTSQLKCLKEAGHGPGKDEMTDEELAEGEEEIDHAERELRRGQILWFRGLNRIQTQIRVVKAFRSSLYEGLEKPESKSSIHNFMATPEFLINDYTHNIPLIDDTDVDENEERLRAPPPPAPNQNNNAIDSGIYLATHVTKSATSSAFSSRPGSPLHSVETSL; encoded by the exons ATGGGCGATATGGCCAACAGTTCCATCGAATTCCACCCCAAGCCCCAGCAGCAGCGGGAGGCCCCCCATGCAGGCGGCTTTGGGTGCACATTGGCTGAGCTGCGCACCCTCATGGAGCTCCGAGGGGCTGAGGCACTACAGAAGATCCAGGAAGCCTACGGGGATGTCAGTGGGCTTTGCAGGAGGCTGAAGACCTCACCCACAGAGG GACTGGCGGACAGCACCAACGACTTGGAGAAGCGCAGGCAGATCTATGGGCAGAACTTTATCCCTCCCAAGCAGCCCAAGACCTTCTTGCAGCTGGTGTGGGAGGCCCTGCAGGATGTGACCCTCATCATCCTGGAGGTGGCCGCCATCGTCTCCCTGGGCCTCTCCTTCTATGCACCTCCTGGAGAGGAGAGTGAAG CCTGCGGGAATGTATCAGGTGGGGCAGAAGAtgagggggaggctgaggctggctggatCGAAGGGGCCGCCATCCTGCTGTCTGTCATCTGTGTGGTGCTTGTCACGGCCTTTAATGACTGGAGCAAGGAGAAGCAGTTTCGAGGCCTGCAGAGCCGCATTGAGCAGGAGCAGAAGTTCACAGTCATCCGGAATGGGCAGCTCCTCCAGGTCCCTGTGGCTGCACTGGTGGTGGGGGACATCGCTCAGGTCAAGTATG GAGACCTGCTGCCTGCCGATGGCGTGCTCATCCAGGGAAACGACCTGAAGATCGATGAGAGCTCTCTGACAGGCGAGTCGGATCATGTGCGCAAGTCAGCTGACAAAGACCCTATGCTGCTTTCAG GTACTCATGTCATGGAAGGTTCTGGAAGAATGGTGGTAACGGCCGTTGGTGTAAACTCCCAGACAGGCATTATCTTTACCTTGCTTGGAGctggtggagaggaggaggagaaaaaagataagaaaggtAAGGCAACCCTGACTTCTA CTAAAAAGCAGGATGGGGCAGTTGCCATGGAAATGCAGCCCCTGAAGAGCGCAGAGGGTGGGGAGATGGAGGAGCGAGAGAAGAAGAAAGCCAACGTGCCCAAGAAGGAGAAGTCAGTTCTACAGGGGAAGCTCACGAAACTGGCTGTGCAGATTGGAAAAGCAG GGCTGGTGATGTCTGCCATCACTGTCATCATCCTGGTCCTCTACTTTGTGATTGAGACCTTCGTTGTGGATGGCCGGGTGTGGCTGGCAGAGTGCACGCCCGTCTATGTGCAGTACTTCGTGAAGTTCTTCATCATCGGTGTCACTGTGTTGGTTGTGGCTGTCCCTGAGGGCCTGCCTCTTGCTGTCACCATCTCCTTGGCTTACTCTGTCAAG AAAATGATGAAGGACAACAACCTGGTACGCCACCTGGATGCCTGTGAGACCATGGGCAATGCCACTGCCATCTGTTCAGACAAGACGGGCACGCTCACCACCAACCGGATGACTGTGGTCCAGTCCTACCTAGGAGATACCCACTACAAAGAGATTCCAGCCCCCAGTGCCCTGACCCCCAAGATCCTTGACCTCCTGGTCCATGCCATCTCCATCAACAGTGCCTACACCACCAAAATACTA CCTCCAGAGAAGGAAGGCGCTCTCCCACGCCAAGTGGGCAATAAGACGGAGTGTGCTCTGCTGGGCTTTGTCCTGGACCTGAAGCGGGACTTCCAGCCTGTGCGGGAGCAGATTCCAGAAGATAAGCTTTACAAAGTGTACACCTTCAACTCAGTCCGCAAGTCCATGAGCACGGTCATCCGCATGCCTGACGGCGGCTTCCGCCTCTTCAGCAAGGGGGCCTCGGAAATCCTGCTCAAAAA GTGCACCAACATCTTAAACAGCAATGGTGAACTCCGAAGTTTTCGTCCTCGGGACCGGGATGACATGGTGAAGAAGATCATTGAGCCAATGGCTTGCGACGGCCTCCGTACCATCTGCATCGCCTACCGAGACTTCTCTGCAGGCCAGGAGCCCGACTGGGACAACGAGAATGAGGTGGTGGGTGACCTCACCTGCATAGCTGTCGTGGGCATTGAGGATCCCGTTCGGCCTGAG GTCCCTGAAGCTATCCGCAAATGCCAGCGTGCAGGCATCACAGTTCGCATGGTGACTGGAGACAACATCAATACGGCCCGGGCCATTGCAGCCAAGTGTGGCATCATCCAACCAGGAGAGGACTTCCTGTGCTTGGAAGGGAAGGAGTTCAACAGGAGGATCCGCAACGAGAAAGGCGAG ATAGAACAAGAGCGGCTGGACAAGGTGTGGCCCAAGCTGAGGGTGCTCGCCAGGTCGTCTCCCACCGACAAGCACACTCTAGTCAAAG GGATCATCGACAGCACTACTGGTGAGCAGCGGCAGGTGGTGGCAGTGACTGGAGATGGCACCAACGATGGGCCAGCCCTCAAGAAGGCAGATGTGGGCTTTGCCATG GGGATTGCAGGAACTGACGTGGCCAAGGAGGCCTCTGACATCATCCTGACCGATGACAACTTCACCAGCATTGTCAAGGCAGTCATGTGGGGCCGCAACGTCTATGACAGCATCTCCAAGTTTTTGCAGTTCCAGCTGACAGTCAACGTTGTGGCTGTGATTGTGGCCTTCACAGGCGCCTGCATCACTCAG GACTCTCCTCTCAAAGCTGTGCAGATGTTGTGGGTGAACTTGATCATGGACACGTTTGCTTCTCTGGCCCTGGCAACGGAGCCTCCCACAGAGTCACTGCTGCTGCGGAAGCCTTATGGTCGGGACAAGCCCCTCATCTCTCGCACCATGATGAAGAATATCCTAGGCCATGCGGTCTATCAGCTCACCATCATCTTCACCCTGCTCTTTGTCG gggAGCTCTTCTTTGACATCGACAGTGGGAGGAATGCACCTCTGCACTCCCCGCCCTCAGAGCACTACACCATTATCTTTAACACCTTCGTCATGATGCAGCTCTTCAATGAGATCAATGCCCGCAAGATCCACGGCGAAAGGAACGTCTTTGATGGCATCTTCAGCAACCCCATCTTCTGCACCATTGTCCTGGGTACCTTTGGAATTCAG ATTGTCATCGTCCAGTTTGGCGGGAAGCCCTTCAGCTGCTCCCCTCTGTCCACAGAGCAGTGGCTCTGGTGCCTGTTTGTTGGTGTTGGGGAGCTGGTCTGGGGACAG GTCATCGCCACCATCCCCACCAGCCAGCTCAAGTGCCTGAAGGAAGCTGGACATGGGCCTGGGAAAGATGAGATGACCGATGAGGAGCTGGCCGAGGGGGAAGAGGAGATAGACCATGCTGAGCGGGAACTGCGCAGGGGCCAGATCCTCTGGTTCCGGGGCCTCAACCGGATCCAGACGCAG
- the Atp2b3 gene encoding plasma membrane calcium-transporting ATPase 3 isoform X15 has protein sequence MGDMANSSIEFHPKPQQQREAPHAGGFGCTLAELRTLMELRGAEALQKIQEAYGDVSGLCRRLKTSPTEGDLLPADGVLIQGNDLKIDESSLTGESDHVRKSADKDPMLLSGTHVMEGSGRMVVTAVGVNSQTGIIFTLLGAGGEEEEKKDKKGKATLTSRKQQDGAMDSSQTRAKKQDGAVAMEMQPLKSAEGGEMEEREKKKANVPKKEKSVLQGKLTKLAVQIGKAGLVMSAITVIILVLYFVIETFVVDGRVWLAECTPVYVQYFVKFFIIGVTVLVVAVPEGLPLAVTISLAYSVKKMMKDNNLVRHLDACETMGNATAICSDKTGTLTTNRMTVVQSYLGDTHYKEIPAPSALTPKILDLLVHAISINSAYTTKILPPEKEGALPRQVGNKTECALLGFVLDLKRDFQPVREQIPEDKLYKVYTFNSVRKSMSTVIRMPDGGFRLFSKGASEILLKKCTNILNSNGELRSFRPRDRDDMVKKIIEPMACDGLRTICIAYRDFSAGQEPDWDNENEVVGDLTCIAVVGIEDPVRPEVPEAIRKCQRAGITVRMVTGDNINTARAIAAKCGIIQPGEDFLCLEGKEFNRRIRNEKGEIEQERLDKVWPKLRVLARSSPTDKHTLVKGIIDSTTGEQRQVVAVTGDGTNDGPALKKADVGFAMGIAGTDVAKEASDIILTDDNFTSIVKAVMWGRNVYDSISKFLQFQLTVNVVAVIVAFTGACITQDSPLKAVQMLWVNLIMDTFASLALATEPPTESLLLRKPYGRDKPLISRTMMKNILGHAVYQLTIIFTLLFVGELFFDIDSGRNAPLHSPPSEHYTIIFNTFVMMQLFNEINARKIHGERNVFDGIFSNPIFCTIVLGTFGIQIVIVQFGGKPFSCSPLSTEQWLWCLFVGVGELVWGQVIATIPTSQLKCLKEAGHGPGKDEMTDEELAEGEEEIDHAERELRRGQILWFRGLNRIQTQIRVVKAFRSSLYEGLEKPESKSSIHNFMATPEFLINDYTHNIPLIDDTDVDENEERLRAPPPPAPNQNNNAIDSGIYLATHVTKSATSSAFSSRPGSPLHSVETSL, from the exons ATGGGCGATATGGCCAACAGTTCCATCGAATTCCACCCCAAGCCCCAGCAGCAGCGGGAGGCCCCCCATGCAGGCGGCTTTGGGTGCACATTGGCTGAGCTGCGCACCCTCATGGAGCTCCGAGGGGCTGAGGCACTACAGAAGATCCAGGAAGCCTACGGGGATGTCAGTGGGCTTTGCAGGAGGCTGAAGACCTCACCCACAGAGG GAGACCTGCTGCCTGCCGATGGCGTGCTCATCCAGGGAAACGACCTGAAGATCGATGAGAGCTCTCTGACAGGCGAGTCGGATCATGTGCGCAAGTCAGCTGACAAAGACCCTATGCTGCTTTCAG GTACTCATGTCATGGAAGGTTCTGGAAGAATGGTGGTAACGGCCGTTGGTGTAAACTCCCAGACAGGCATTATCTTTACCTTGCTTGGAGctggtggagaggaggaggagaaaaaagataagaaaggtAAGGCAACCCTGACTTCTA GAAAGCAGCAAGATGGGGCGATGGACAGTAGCCAGACCAGAG CTAAAAAGCAGGATGGGGCAGTTGCCATGGAAATGCAGCCCCTGAAGAGCGCAGAGGGTGGGGAGATGGAGGAGCGAGAGAAGAAGAAAGCCAACGTGCCCAAGAAGGAGAAGTCAGTTCTACAGGGGAAGCTCACGAAACTGGCTGTGCAGATTGGAAAAGCAG GGCTGGTGATGTCTGCCATCACTGTCATCATCCTGGTCCTCTACTTTGTGATTGAGACCTTCGTTGTGGATGGCCGGGTGTGGCTGGCAGAGTGCACGCCCGTCTATGTGCAGTACTTCGTGAAGTTCTTCATCATCGGTGTCACTGTGTTGGTTGTGGCTGTCCCTGAGGGCCTGCCTCTTGCTGTCACCATCTCCTTGGCTTACTCTGTCAAG AAAATGATGAAGGACAACAACCTGGTACGCCACCTGGATGCCTGTGAGACCATGGGCAATGCCACTGCCATCTGTTCAGACAAGACGGGCACGCTCACCACCAACCGGATGACTGTGGTCCAGTCCTACCTAGGAGATACCCACTACAAAGAGATTCCAGCCCCCAGTGCCCTGACCCCCAAGATCCTTGACCTCCTGGTCCATGCCATCTCCATCAACAGTGCCTACACCACCAAAATACTA CCTCCAGAGAAGGAAGGCGCTCTCCCACGCCAAGTGGGCAATAAGACGGAGTGTGCTCTGCTGGGCTTTGTCCTGGACCTGAAGCGGGACTTCCAGCCTGTGCGGGAGCAGATTCCAGAAGATAAGCTTTACAAAGTGTACACCTTCAACTCAGTCCGCAAGTCCATGAGCACGGTCATCCGCATGCCTGACGGCGGCTTCCGCCTCTTCAGCAAGGGGGCCTCGGAAATCCTGCTCAAAAA GTGCACCAACATCTTAAACAGCAATGGTGAACTCCGAAGTTTTCGTCCTCGGGACCGGGATGACATGGTGAAGAAGATCATTGAGCCAATGGCTTGCGACGGCCTCCGTACCATCTGCATCGCCTACCGAGACTTCTCTGCAGGCCAGGAGCCCGACTGGGACAACGAGAATGAGGTGGTGGGTGACCTCACCTGCATAGCTGTCGTGGGCATTGAGGATCCCGTTCGGCCTGAG GTCCCTGAAGCTATCCGCAAATGCCAGCGTGCAGGCATCACAGTTCGCATGGTGACTGGAGACAACATCAATACGGCCCGGGCCATTGCAGCCAAGTGTGGCATCATCCAACCAGGAGAGGACTTCCTGTGCTTGGAAGGGAAGGAGTTCAACAGGAGGATCCGCAACGAGAAAGGCGAG ATAGAACAAGAGCGGCTGGACAAGGTGTGGCCCAAGCTGAGGGTGCTCGCCAGGTCGTCTCCCACCGACAAGCACACTCTAGTCAAAG GGATCATCGACAGCACTACTGGTGAGCAGCGGCAGGTGGTGGCAGTGACTGGAGATGGCACCAACGATGGGCCAGCCCTCAAGAAGGCAGATGTGGGCTTTGCCATG GGGATTGCAGGAACTGACGTGGCCAAGGAGGCCTCTGACATCATCCTGACCGATGACAACTTCACCAGCATTGTCAAGGCAGTCATGTGGGGCCGCAACGTCTATGACAGCATCTCCAAGTTTTTGCAGTTCCAGCTGACAGTCAACGTTGTGGCTGTGATTGTGGCCTTCACAGGCGCCTGCATCACTCAG GACTCTCCTCTCAAAGCTGTGCAGATGTTGTGGGTGAACTTGATCATGGACACGTTTGCTTCTCTGGCCCTGGCAACGGAGCCTCCCACAGAGTCACTGCTGCTGCGGAAGCCTTATGGTCGGGACAAGCCCCTCATCTCTCGCACCATGATGAAGAATATCCTAGGCCATGCGGTCTATCAGCTCACCATCATCTTCACCCTGCTCTTTGTCG gggAGCTCTTCTTTGACATCGACAGTGGGAGGAATGCACCTCTGCACTCCCCGCCCTCAGAGCACTACACCATTATCTTTAACACCTTCGTCATGATGCAGCTCTTCAATGAGATCAATGCCCGCAAGATCCACGGCGAAAGGAACGTCTTTGATGGCATCTTCAGCAACCCCATCTTCTGCACCATTGTCCTGGGTACCTTTGGAATTCAG ATTGTCATCGTCCAGTTTGGCGGGAAGCCCTTCAGCTGCTCCCCTCTGTCCACAGAGCAGTGGCTCTGGTGCCTGTTTGTTGGTGTTGGGGAGCTGGTCTGGGGACAG GTCATCGCCACCATCCCCACCAGCCAGCTCAAGTGCCTGAAGGAAGCTGGACATGGGCCTGGGAAAGATGAGATGACCGATGAGGAGCTGGCCGAGGGGGAAGAGGAGATAGACCATGCTGAGCGGGAACTGCGCAGGGGCCAGATCCTCTGGTTCCGGGGCCTCAACCGGATCCAGACGCAG